In one Modestobacter sp. L9-4 genomic region, the following are encoded:
- the ispG gene encoding flavodoxin-dependent (E)-4-hydroxy-3-methylbut-2-enyl-diphosphate synthase, translating into MAIPVSLGMPAAPPPVLAPRRKTRQLDVGGVGVGSDFPVSVQSMTTTKTADINATLQQIAELTASGCQIVRVAVPDTDDVEALPIIAKKSQIPVIADIHFQPRYVFAAIDAGCAAVRVNPGNIKKFDDKVGEIARAAKYAGTPIRIGVNAGSLDKRLLEKYGKATPEALVESALWEASLFEEHDFRDIKISVKHNDPVVMVRAYELLAQQCDYPLHLGVTEAGPAFQGTIKSAVAFGALLSQGIGDTIRVSLSAPPAEEIKVGNQILESLNLRQRGLEIVSCPSCGRAQVDVYKLANDVTAGLEGMEVPLRVAVMGCVVNGPGEAREADLGVASGNGKGQIFVKGEVVKTVPEELIVQTLIEEANRLAAAMTAAELATAGGSPVVTVS; encoded by the coding sequence ATGGCGATCCCCGTCAGTCTCGGCATGCCGGCTGCGCCCCCTCCCGTCCTCGCTCCCCGTCGCAAGACCCGCCAGCTCGACGTGGGCGGTGTCGGCGTGGGCAGCGACTTCCCGGTGAGCGTGCAGTCGATGACCACCACCAAGACCGCCGACATCAACGCGACGCTGCAGCAGATCGCCGAGCTGACCGCGTCCGGCTGCCAGATCGTGCGGGTCGCCGTCCCCGACACCGACGACGTCGAGGCGCTGCCGATCATCGCCAAGAAGTCGCAGATCCCGGTCATCGCCGACATCCACTTCCAGCCGCGCTACGTGTTCGCCGCGATCGACGCCGGCTGCGCCGCGGTGCGGGTGAACCCGGGCAACATCAAGAAGTTCGACGACAAGGTCGGTGAGATCGCCCGGGCCGCCAAGTACGCCGGCACCCCGATCCGGATCGGCGTCAACGCCGGCTCGCTGGACAAGCGTCTGCTGGAGAAGTACGGCAAGGCCACCCCCGAGGCGCTGGTCGAGTCCGCACTGTGGGAGGCCTCGCTGTTCGAGGAGCACGACTTCCGCGACATCAAGATCTCGGTCAAGCACAACGACCCGGTGGTCATGGTCCGCGCCTACGAGCTGCTGGCCCAGCAGTGCGACTACCCGCTGCACCTGGGCGTCACCGAGGCCGGCCCCGCCTTCCAGGGCACCATCAAGTCCGCGGTCGCCTTCGGCGCGCTGCTGTCCCAGGGCATCGGCGACACCATCCGGGTCTCCCTCTCCGCCCCGCCGGCGGAGGAGATCAAGGTCGGCAACCAGATCCTCGAGTCCCTCAACCTGCGCCAGCGCGGGCTGGAGATCGTCAGCTGCCCGTCCTGCGGCCGCGCCCAGGTCGACGTCTACAAGCTCGCCAACGACGTCACCGCCGGGCTCGAGGGCATGGAGGTGCCGCTGCGGGTGGCCGTCATGGGCTGCGTCGTCAACGGCCCGGGCGAGGCCCGCGAGGCCGACCTGGGCGTCGCCTCCGGCAACGGCAAGGGGCAGATCTTCGTCAAGGGCGAGGTCGTCAAGACCGTGCCGGAGGAGCTGATCGTGCAGACGCTGATCGAGGAGGCCAACCGCCTGGCCGCCGCGATGACCGCCGCCGAGCTGGCCACCGCCGGCGGCTCGCCG